CACATAGTTAGTATGCATGAGCGTTGAACGGATTTAAGGCTAAggtttttgcttttttgcCAGGTGATGGAATGGGTGATTAGAGAGAGACCCTATAGGCCAAAAGAATTGGACTACTCTTATCTGTTGgaatttactattaaaaatCATGGGATATCACAGGGTGAGAAGCTCTTTTGCTGCATCCCTAAGGATTATCAGAATGAGTTGCTTTATAACAATCTTGTTATTGCATGCTTGGACAAAGGCGTGATCAAGCTTTCCCTTGAATACATGAAGAAAATGCGGGTGTTGGGTCATTCCATTTCATACTTGGTCTTCAACCGCCTCATAATCCTCAATTCGTCTCCTGGCCGTAGGAAAACCATTCCGAATATCCTAAGGCAAATGAAGGCTGATAAGGTGGCACCACATGTTTCGACCTTCCACATTCTGATGAAAATAGAAGCTAATGATCATAACATTGAAGGGTTGATGAAGGTTTACAGTGACATGAAGCGGTCAGAAGTAGAGCCAAATGAAGTTTCTTACTGCATATTAGCTACTGCCCATGCAGTGGCAAGGTTGTACAGTGTTGCCGAAACCTATGTTGAAGCACTGGAGAAGTCTATGACGGGGAATAACTGGTCGACACTGGATGTCCTTATCATATTATATGGGTATCTGGCGAAAGGAAAGGATCTTGAGAGAATTTGGGCCACTGTGCAAGAACTCCCCAATGTTCGGTCGAAAAGTTATGTGTTAGCAATTGAAGCATTTGGTAGGATTGCACAGGTAAGTCGTGCTGAAGAGCTTTGGCTTGAAATGCAGTCAGTGAAACAGTTGAAGGCAACAGAACAGTACAACTCTGTGATATCTGTATATTGCAAAAATGGATTTATTGATAAGGCCTCTGGGCTTCTGAAGGAAATGAGTATGAATGGCTGCAAACCTAATGCCATAACTTATCGACATCTTGCTCTGGGTTGCTTCAAGGCAAATTTAGTGGAGGAAGGGTTCAAGGCTCTAGAGCTGGGGATGAAACTGATAACGACCAAAAAAGTCAGAAGCTCAACTCCATGGTTGGAGACAACCCTCTCAATAATTGAGATTTTTGCTGAGAAGGGTGATGTCGGGAATGCTGAGAATTTATTTGAAGAACTAAAGAAAGCTAATTACACCAAGTACACGTTTGTATACAATACATTGATCAAGGCTTATGTCAAAGCCAAAATTAATGATCCAAACCTCTTGAGAAGGATGATTCTAGGAGGCGCTAGACCAGATGCTGAAACCTATAGCTTATTGAAACTTGCCGAACAGTTTCAAAAGAAATGATAATCTGTTTATGActgatgaattttatttattctttgcCACTGATTCTTACTCGAGACAAATTAAGTCTTATGTATTATTGTTGTATATTGAACAAATTATGATAGGCAAGATGGAGAAGGTTCTGCGGAATTTTCCCGTAAAGTATTGGGAAAGATGATTGAAATACATTCACagattatatttataattctgGCTGTACGCATTCAAAGATACAATGCTAGACATTTTTTCTGTTGCATGTTTATAGTTTTTGAAAACGAGTTTCATTGAACGAGCTTCTTAGTATGGCGCTTAACACAGATAGGATTCGTTAGAAGTGATAACCCAGAATTATGATGATGCACATTGCTGCCCATCATCATTGGCGTGATCTAGAACCTTCTTTTGGACCTGCTGCAATGGAACGTCTTGATTGCTTTACCCGTGCTTTTGTCCCTAACCACTATTCCAAAGCCATCATTTAccatttttggtttttcttcTCATTGGCAAAGGATATTATATGAGAACCCCAGGTTTAGAGGTTAAGTGCATGTTTTGATTAACAAATATCCATGTTCATTGTTTCCATCATAAGTTGGATAAGAAATTACAATCATCTTAGTTCAGATagtggaggaaaaaaaaaatacttcacTTGCAGTCACAACAACTCTTTTCAGGAAACACACCTCATGCAAATACCAGATCATTATACGTTTTCTCTTTCTTGATTAAAAACTGTTAGCCCTCAGAAATTGGTAATGAGGAAGAGCATACAATGAGCTTCCAAATCGTTAAAATGGCTAACATTATTATATGTTTCTTACAACCAttgaaaaaagtgaaaatgataGAAGGAACAAACCACGTAGTAACTCAAAAAAAGCAGAGATCAGAAAGAATTCTGGTTGACATTGCTCAGCTGCGGTAACTAAGGAACTCTGCAGCAGCTGCAATGGCACCTCCTGTGAGGGCATCCATCACAACCTTGTCCCTTTTATTTTTGCCAACCGCAGAGACCAAAGCCCCAGTGAAAGCACCTCCAATCATCGCGTTCTTCTGCAGTATATCCAAAGACACAGATAGCTGGAATTAGAATTATTGATTGAAAATCACTATCAAGAGAAACCTATAGATTAAACTTACCAGATTCTCGGAGTCATCAATACTCATGTTCTAGAACAATTTGCAAATAAATCACAATAGTTACAAGCGAGTCCTGGAGGAAATTATACTTTATAACATACCCAGTCTTTGGTGCCACGGACCTTCTCGACCCCATACTCCATGCCTACATAAACCCCGGCCACAGTTCCTGTTggagaataaaagaaaaacttcaAATCATTTGCTCTCAGTACAGAATGATCTCAAAGGAGACAAGTTTCATAAACAACTACATGGCTATATATGCAATATGCTACATACTTACCCCAATATGCACCTTCTTTACACATCTTCTTCAACTGCAGAAACATCGTTCTCAATTGgtgaaaatgaatatttagcTCTTACagataaacatattatttagtaaaagAGGAAATCTACTAATCAGGCAATAGATATAGAAACACTCACTGCATGCTCAAGATGGTGACGGGAAAAGTTCCCTGCAAGAAAAATGCAATATTAGACCAACAACTCAATTTAGTGACAGAATCCCATTTGATGCGAGATAATCATCAATGCATTTACATccgaaaaaaagaaaaaagaaaaagcaatttTTATATCAGtagcagttttttttttaaaaaaaaaaaaaagaaagaaagaaaagaaaaggaggaggaggaggaaatGACCTcctttaacaatattataaGTATCCTCAGCAACTGCTCTTGTTGCTGCAACCTGAAAAGGCCAAAAGCGTATAGTTTTGATGAAAAAGATTTGAACGATACAGAACAGCACATACGTAACAAAAAACGAAGAAATGTATCGCTGAAATTACAGCTCCGATCTTCAAGAAGCCATCGACAGTATGATTGAGGAAATCATTGCCCGTGTCTATTCCAACATCAACCCTTGGGGTTGTTAAAGCGCCTGCAAAGCTGCTCTTCGGCATTTTTACTCTTCTTCTCTGCTCTTGTTCTGTTTCTTCTTCACTCTCTCGGTTTCAGTGTATGAGATTCAGATGCATGCTGCTCTGATTTTCCTTTGTTAATATTGTCAAGTGGGTGACTGCCGacagtttttcttttttcttttttaaatatatgccGGTTTTATTGCTGAGTGACAGGCCCTCCTCTCGAAGGAGTCTCTGCCACCGGGAGTCACTCATCTCCAAACGACTTGTGTCACGCATACGTGCGTCGTGTTACTACTGGGTGAGTGTAAATGCATTTCCTgtagatttttgcatttttactTCTATACTTGGTCTGATTCTGTGATTTTTTGAACAAATAGTTAAGGAAATAATGAGCTGATATGCTTACGAGGTAGCAGCACATGGCGGTATGTAATTAGGTTGTCATATTATCAAATGGTATCCGCACAACCTAAAATTTCTTTCGTGATGTGTACTTGAACGGCCACGCTCTCCCACCATAATCCGAATCTGCTTGCCAACTCACCGTGCGTCACACGGCTTTTCTACTTGCCTTGCTTTCGTGCTCGCCACGTGCACGCCCATCTTTCCGCAAAGACTTGGCACAAGGCTACAAGCCAAGCCGCGACACTCGGCCCATCCGGCCTAACGTGGTGACACTGTGATCGTGATTTTggacaaagaaaaatgatatttgaccactaacaaaatattatcataataGAAGTATAGTATTACAGTATGAACAGTACTAATGCTTTGTGTAGTATTATTTGTGCATAAATAAGATTCTGTTTTCTATCTTGGTGGTGTTTAGATGGTGATCAAATATTAGTGCTATTTGAACAAATCACTAATAGTGCTTTAATCATTCTCATATCTCATGAGTTGAACTTGTATATCTTACATGTTTAGAAACATAGCAGCTAATAATTACAAACAAAATCACTTAGTAAGAATTGTTTCGGCCACAATACATAACAACGTATCGATATGGAACCTAACCCTAATGAAACATCTAAAAGAACTCACAAGCAGTGGCTGGAATTAGAGCTGAGTGACGTGTCACTTCCCTATAAAACAACTTGTGAAGTTTGCTGTGAATATgtgagtatttttttttaaatttgaactaTGTTAcactatatttatatttacaattgtTACAATTTGAAGTTCTATTGCGTTAGTTTTATGCTTGGATATCTGACTCAAAAtgagttcaatttttttttttttttcacagacCACATAAATAGTCTGGAACCGCAACTTATTTAAAGgtggtttatttatttatttattcaagtgGTTCCATTCCAACTTCCGAAATGTATGTGATATATCAGTGTTATGAGCATTTGGCAACTCTCACCATTCCTCCCGCTCCATATTGCCCAAGAGCTACAGGCCTCAACTTGTGGGTTTCAGGGAAAAGTGGCCCTGAGTATGGGATTGGGCCGGGTTGCAAGGCTCGATTGATTATGAAACaattggaaaaatattttttttttttcgttttttatttatggagGAAAAGATCAAAGGAagttgagagaaagagaaaggaaaagaggAAAGAGAGGAATACGAGACGACAACGTATTGGTGACTGAAGGAtaaaagaggaaagaaaagCCCTCTTTGCCAAAACCCTACCTCTGAGTTCTCAGTTCAACAACATTCAACACAGAAAAGGAGCCGGAATGGACAAGAACATGTTGGCTGGACTTGACGGTCTTCCCGAACAGGACAAGGCCAGAATGGCTGCCATGATCGACCATCTTCAATTACGGGACAGGTTTTGATTCTTTTCCCACTTTGCCCTTTTAGTTTCTCTTATTTTCCGTTTCTATATATCCTGTTCGTGAATCTACCGTTTCTTCcttgattgaattaaaaaatttttttttattatatcgCAATCCAGATGAATTATCTTGCCGTTTTTCGTTAAAAAGGattcctttctttgttttagctTATTTTTGTGAAACTCGACTTTGGGATTTAGTTTTGGTTTTCATTTATGGCTTTGCATGTGAAATTTGTGTAATGCAAGTTGCAAGCTTAGTTTTTGTCCTTGTGGCTTGGTTGACATGTGAAGCTAAAGCAGACTAATGTACTCCTTAAAACCAGGCCAGCATTTGTGTTGCATCTGGACGTTTTGGGTACTACATTTGCTTATATATGGTGATTGCTCATTGATATAGTTTAACTAATTTGAAAAGGACATCTTAGTCATGTGGGGGTTTTAatcttatcattttaaataacaatctGTATGATGTGTGCTCGAGACCTTGGAGACTATAAACAAGCGGCTTAAGGGATTTAGACTGTCCTTCCTGTAATTTAAGGTCTTTGAAGAGttctgttattttttaatgagttTTTCTGCTTCATATTTTCCTTGAAGTAAGATAGTTTTACTActaccattattattattttgtttttctgctACATTCTGGTCCTTCATGTTAAGTCATCAAGTTTGAATTATATGATGGGTTTGAAAGTTATAGACTTTTTTTGCTAAGTTATTATTTCTTAGTAATCTGCAGAGCTTCACTTTTGTAATACTGGTTTCATGATTGGATTTAACATCTGTGAAAATCGTTTTGGTGAAGCCAAAAGTTGGTTCTCCTTAAAACCAATGCAGCATTTGCTGTGCTGTGTTTGGACGTTTTGGGAACAAAATTTGCAAATCAGTGCTATCCTTTTTCTCCTTTTGGTGATTCTTGTttcagatttgattttgcacCCATGTTAAGATTTCTGTTAGAGAACCGAGACCGTCGTTAGAGTGAAAGCCCTAAAAGTATGCAGTCGTCATGCATCCTATTGTGATTCCCATTACAGAACATGTTTTGCGCTTGTTAATGTGTACTTTGGTTTATTTGTTCTATATGCCTCAATCTATCAGTTTTGCCAGTTTCTACTATATTGGGAGCttccatatatttttcttgttaagtTTTAGCTTGTTGAACTGCTTTGGAAACATCAAATTCTTCTCTAATCTACTCTCTGGCACAGATGTTGATCAAGtgttctatttctttttatctttgaatcgAATGTGTAGTTTGAGGATGTACAACTCCCTTGTGGAGAGATGTTTCAACGATTGTGTGGACAACTTTACACGCAAGACCCTACAGAAGCAAGAGGAGACCTGCGTCATGCGTTGTGCTGAGAAATTTCTGAAGCACTCAATGCGCGTTGGTATGAGGTTTGCAGAACTCAATTCACAAGCAGCTACACAAGAATAGTATCCCCAGACGACCATTAACGGCGCCAAGAAACCATTTGGTTTATTCCtgtagaat
This window of the Citrus sinensis cultivar Valencia sweet orange chromosome 8, DVS_A1.0, whole genome shotgun sequence genome carries:
- the LOC102617719 gene encoding pentatricopeptide repeat-containing protein At1g07590, mitochondrial — translated: MQAIAPWGQRGLFIQAIRSTVNQTSSIFNFFCTQPPNKLLTSNIEPGLEKPKCLSLRIERLPRGEPVGSAFQSWMREGFPVHRGEIFHSINRLRKLQLNKRALEVMEWVIRERPYRPKELDYSYLLEFTIKNHGISQGEKLFCCIPKDYQNELLYNNLVIACLDKGVIKLSLEYMKKMRVLGHSISYLVFNRLIILNSSPGRRKTIPNILRQMKADKVAPHVSTFHILMKIEANDHNIEGLMKVYSDMKRSEVEPNEVSYCILATAHAVARLYSVAETYVEALEKSMTGNNWSTLDVLIILYGYLAKGKDLERIWATVQELPNVRSKSYVLAIEAFGRIAQVSRAEELWLEMQSVKQLKATEQYNSVISVYCKNGFIDKASGLLKEMSMNGCKPNAITYRHLALGCFKANLVEEGFKALELGMKLITTKKVRSSTPWLETTLSIIEIFAEKGDVGNAENLFEELKKANYTKYTFVYNTLIKAYVKAKINDPNLLRRMILGGARPDAETYSLLKLAEQFQKK
- the LOC102618004 gene encoding outer envelope pore protein 16, chloroplastic, with protein sequence MPKSSFAGALTTPRVDVGIDTGNDFLNHTVDGFLKIGAVAATRAVAEDTYNIVKGGNFSRHHLEHALKKMCKEGAYWGTVAGVYVGMEYGVEKVRGTKDWKNAMIGGAFTGALVSAVGKNKRDKVVMDALTGGAIAAAAEFLSYRS
- the LOC102618282 gene encoding mitochondrial import inner membrane translocase subunit TIM9, whose product is MDKNMLAGLDGLPEQDKARMAAMIDHLQLRDSLRMYNSLVERCFNDCVDNFTRKTLQKQEETCVMRCAEKFLKHSMRVGMRFAELNSQAATQE